One genomic segment of Mesoterricola silvestris includes these proteins:
- the tkt gene encoding transketolase: MTFAATNIDKLCIDTIRCLAMDGVQKANSGHPGTPMAQAPAAYVLWTKFLKHHPANPLWADRDRFVLSCGHVSMLMYSLLHLAGYGLPLDELKAFRQWGSKTPGHPEFGHTAGVETTTGPLGQGIGNAVGMAIAERWLADRFNRPGFKVVDHHTYVFAGDGDVMEGIAQEAASIAGHLALEKLVLLYDNNSITIEGRTDLAFTEDVGKRFEAYGWRVLKVADGENLEALAAAYAEAATPCGKPTLIDCRTIIGFPAPTKKDTHGAHGSPLGEPEIRATKEILGWDPDGHFVVPAEAQAHWNACGTRGAAAEGAWKELFASYRAAFPELAAEFEAFMRGELAPGWQEALPVFQPGQDQATREAGGKVLNALAGKLPNLIGGSADLAPSNNTHLKDGGDFGPRASGRNFHWGIREHGMGAVLNGMALHGGLRVFGATFLIFSDYMRPSVRLAALMGLPVDYVWTHDSIGVGEDGPTHQPVEQVMTLRMIPNMTLIRPADANETVEAWREAMAHANGPVGLALTRQKLPVLDPAKAKGAAKGAYVLEEASSAPRLILMATGSEVHLALQARKALEADGIPTRVVSMPSWEVFARQSPAYREEVLPRAITARVSIEAGVTFGWEKWVGFQGASIGLDRFGASAPAEVLFEKFGFTVENVVKVAKGVAGL; this comes from the coding sequence TTGACCTTCGCGGCGACGAACATCGACAAACTCTGCATCGACACCATCCGGTGCCTGGCCATGGACGGCGTCCAGAAGGCCAACAGCGGCCACCCCGGCACCCCCATGGCCCAGGCCCCCGCGGCCTACGTGCTCTGGACCAAGTTCCTGAAGCACCACCCCGCCAATCCCCTCTGGGCGGACCGGGACCGCTTCGTGCTCTCCTGCGGGCACGTGTCCATGCTCATGTATTCCCTCCTGCACCTGGCCGGCTACGGCCTGCCCCTGGACGAGCTCAAGGCCTTCCGCCAGTGGGGCTCCAAGACCCCCGGGCACCCCGAGTTCGGCCACACCGCCGGGGTCGAGACCACCACGGGCCCCCTGGGCCAGGGCATCGGCAACGCGGTGGGCATGGCCATCGCGGAGCGCTGGCTCGCGGACCGCTTCAACCGCCCCGGCTTCAAGGTGGTGGACCACCACACCTACGTGTTCGCCGGGGACGGCGACGTCATGGAGGGCATCGCCCAGGAGGCCGCCAGCATCGCCGGGCATCTGGCCCTGGAGAAGCTCGTCCTGCTCTACGACAACAATTCCATCACCATCGAAGGCCGCACCGACCTGGCCTTCACGGAGGACGTGGGCAAGCGCTTCGAGGCCTACGGCTGGCGCGTGCTCAAGGTGGCCGACGGCGAGAACCTGGAGGCCCTGGCCGCGGCCTACGCCGAGGCCGCCACCCCCTGCGGCAAGCCCACCCTCATCGACTGCCGGACCATCATCGGCTTCCCCGCCCCAACCAAGAAGGACACCCACGGCGCCCACGGCTCCCCCCTGGGCGAGCCCGAGATCCGGGCCACCAAGGAGATCCTGGGCTGGGATCCCGACGGCCACTTCGTGGTGCCCGCCGAGGCCCAGGCCCACTGGAACGCCTGCGGCACCCGCGGCGCGGCCGCGGAGGGCGCCTGGAAGGAGCTCTTCGCCTCGTACCGGGCCGCCTTCCCGGAACTGGCCGCGGAGTTCGAGGCCTTCATGCGGGGCGAGCTGGCCCCGGGCTGGCAGGAGGCCCTGCCGGTCTTCCAGCCCGGCCAGGACCAGGCCACGCGCGAAGCCGGCGGCAAGGTGCTCAACGCCCTGGCCGGCAAGCTTCCCAACCTCATCGGCGGTTCCGCCGACCTGGCCCCTTCCAACAACACCCACCTCAAGGACGGCGGCGATTTCGGCCCCCGCGCCAGCGGGCGCAATTTCCACTGGGGCATCCGCGAGCACGGCATGGGCGCCGTCCTCAACGGCATGGCCCTCCACGGCGGCCTGCGGGTCTTCGGGGCCACCTTCCTGATCTTCTCGGACTACATGCGCCCCAGCGTGCGCCTCGCGGCCCTCATGGGCCTGCCCGTGGACTACGTGTGGACGCACGATTCCATCGGCGTGGGCGAGGACGGCCCCACCCACCAGCCCGTGGAACAGGTCATGACCCTGCGCATGATCCCGAACATGACCCTCATCCGCCCCGCCGACGCCAACGAGACCGTGGAGGCCTGGCGCGAAGCCATGGCCCACGCCAACGGCCCCGTGGGCCTGGCCCTCACCCGCCAGAAGCTCCCCGTGCTGGACCCCGCCAAGGCCAAGGGCGCCGCCAAGGGCGCCTACGTCCTGGAGGAGGCCAGCTCCGCCCCCCGCCTCATCCTCATGGCCACCGGCAGCGAGGTGCACCTTGCCCTCCAGGCCCGCAAGGCCCTGGAAGCCGACGGCATCCCCACCCGCGTCGTCTCCATGCCCAGCTGGGAGGTCTTCGCGAGGCAGTCCCCCGCCTACCGCGAGGAGGTCCTCCCCCGCGCCATCACCGCCCGCGTCTCCATCGAGGCCGGCGTCACCTTCGGCTGGGAGAAGTGGGTGGGCTTCCAGGGCGCCTCCATCGGCCTGGACCGCTTCGGCGCCTCCGCCCCCGCCGAAGTCCTCTTCGAGAAATTCGGCTTCACCGTCGAGAACGTGGTGAAGGTCGCGAAGGGCGTGGCCGGACTCTAG
- a CDS encoding SHOCT domain-containing protein → MRPGPIAVLIAAGALAVPAQAQFWDALINPDVQVTLTHPPGLGIKVQRVAFAPVNSAAAEDLLSACIADLTSAGQLDVLDRGNIEKVLGEQKLSNSGLVDEKTAVELGKLLGSPVLLFVKVQRSDVKHIPLQKTDAAWTDKKGEYHPAVTTYTSKTQVEFNGSIQAVDLASGRIYSQQRIAVSPSREESSTQGRPEYPSDTEVREMAVNMARDQVHKMLLSWTEQRKLIFYDDKDYGMKDAYKRLQLQDGRGALAKSLEALQAAQADPKCKPKYLGRTNYNVGMCQFILGDYAAAVPFLKAARETDPKHKIFANAESECLRAVGLMQEMSRVDARSAKVELAPPRAEPARAPEPVATKPAASAEDRLTRLEALRKKGLISPEDYKAKKAEIMKDL, encoded by the coding sequence ATGCGCCCAGGCCCCATCGCCGTCCTCATCGCCGCGGGCGCCCTCGCCGTCCCCGCCCAGGCCCAGTTCTGGGACGCCCTCATCAATCCGGACGTGCAGGTCACCCTCACCCACCCCCCCGGCCTGGGCATCAAGGTCCAGCGGGTGGCCTTCGCCCCCGTGAACAGCGCCGCCGCCGAGGACCTGCTCTCGGCCTGCATCGCCGACCTCACCTCCGCGGGCCAGCTGGACGTGCTGGACCGGGGCAACATCGAGAAGGTGCTGGGCGAGCAGAAACTCTCCAATTCGGGCCTGGTGGACGAGAAGACCGCGGTGGAGCTGGGCAAGCTCCTGGGCTCCCCGGTGCTGCTCTTCGTGAAGGTCCAGCGCTCCGACGTCAAGCACATCCCCCTGCAGAAGACCGACGCGGCCTGGACCGACAAGAAGGGCGAGTACCACCCCGCCGTCACCACCTACACCTCCAAGACCCAGGTGGAGTTCAACGGCTCCATCCAGGCCGTGGACCTGGCCTCGGGCCGCATCTACAGCCAGCAGCGCATCGCGGTCTCCCCCAGCCGGGAAGAGTCCTCCACCCAGGGCCGGCCCGAGTACCCCTCCGACACCGAGGTGCGGGAGATGGCCGTGAACATGGCCCGGGACCAGGTGCACAAGATGCTCCTGTCCTGGACCGAGCAGCGCAAGCTGATCTTCTACGACGACAAGGACTACGGCATGAAGGACGCCTACAAGCGCCTGCAGCTGCAGGACGGCCGCGGCGCCCTGGCCAAGTCCCTGGAGGCCCTCCAGGCCGCCCAGGCCGACCCCAAGTGCAAGCCCAAGTACCTGGGCCGCACCAACTACAACGTCGGCATGTGCCAGTTCATCCTCGGCGACTACGCCGCCGCCGTGCCCTTCCTCAAGGCCGCCCGGGAAACCGACCCCAAGCACAAGATCTTCGCCAACGCCGAAAGCGAATGCTTGCGCGCCGTGGGCCTGATGCAGGAGATGTCCCGTGTGGACGCCCGCAGCGCCAAGGTCGAACTGGCCCCCCCCCGCGCCGAACCCGCCCGGGCCCCCGAGCCCGTCGCCACCAAGCCCGCCGCCTCCGCCGAGGACCGCCTCACCCGCCTCGAAGCCCTCCGCAAGAAGGGCCTCATCTCCCCCGAGGACTACAAGGCCAAGAAGGCCGAAATCATGAAGGACCTTTAG